The Magnolia sinica isolate HGM2019 chromosome 9, MsV1, whole genome shotgun sequence genome contains a region encoding:
- the LOC131255373 gene encoding uncharacterized protein LOC131255373 yields MNFVLFSMLGPLLSAVCCIVSVYSVLFWVAVAPFFNKIIILQIIKKLQSKVGKKTDTVVSKASSKLEPKKKVTKKNRVWDDSPPESKLDFTDPVDERGDENVIVVATDQEESVTDWEEVISSESDSNEVEGVEKKTKPNAKEERMVLIYVPGGMQFSDLQLTLKALKDRLMAKNKIKFVVGTALSTVYISGAPLVFIGCGQSYMDLKKHNVISIVKTLMK; encoded by the exons ATGAATTTTGTTTTGTTCTCCATGCTTGGGCCCCTCTTGAGTGCAGTGTGTTGTATAGTTTCAGTTTATTCTGTTCTCTTCTGGGTTGCAGTTGCTcccttttttaataaaattatcatccttcaaataataaaaaagttGCAGTCGAAAGTGGGTAAGAAAACAGATACAGTAGTTAGCAAGGCTTCCTCCAAGCTGGAGCCAAAGAAAAAGGTAACAAAGAAAAACAGAGTTTGGGATGATTCACCTCCAGAGTCGAAACTGGATTTTACAGATCCTGTAGATGAGAGAGGGGATGAGAATGTGATAGTTGTGGCAACCGATCAAGAAGAAAGCGTGACGGATTGGGAAGAGGTCATCAGCAGCGAAAGTGACAGCAACGAAGTGGAGGGAGTGGAGAAGAAAACGAAGCCTAATGCAAAAGAAGAAAGGATGGTTCTCATCTATGTTCCAGGG GGAATGCAATTTTCAGACCTGCAACTGACTTTGAAAGCTTTGAAGGATAGGCTtatggcaaaaaataaaataaaatttgtg GTTGGGACCGCACTTTCCACGGTTTACATTTCTGGAGCACCTTTAGTGTTCATTGGCTGTGGGCAGTCTTACATGGATCTCAAGAAGCATAATGTCATATCCATTGTTAAGACCCtcatgaaatga